The Tachysurus vachellii isolate PV-2020 chromosome 19, HZAU_Pvac_v1, whole genome shotgun sequence genome segment AGGACAAAATACGGTTGGACTTTTTAACACTGATTATCCGCAGGATCACATTTCTCCTGCTCTTCAtcactcctcctcttcatcactcctcctcttcatcattaGCCTTGTTGGTTTTCCTCAAGCTGCACATCCAAGTAACAACTTTACATTTTCACtcctgtttttacttttttcttacACCGTTGTagatctcagagagagagagagtgtgtgtgtgtgtgtgtgtgtgtgtgtgtgtgtgtgtgtgtgtgtgtgtgtgtgtgtgtgtgtgtgtataacattcCCGCACGTACTCTCTTTAACATTAAGAACGTTTCTCTCGAACAGACTGAAGGTTTTCTGTAACCTGTTTTTATAAAGCGGGTGTTTAAGTGCAGTAAACATGACAGAACTGGGTTAGAAATGTAGCTTCACTTATTGTAGGAACTTCAACAtggacagtgagtgagtgagtgtacactatacacacacaacacacacacacaacagtacacacacactatacacacacacacaacagtacacacacactatacacacacaacacacacacacacaacagtacacacacactatacacacacacacacaacagtacacacacactatacacacacaacacacacacaacagtacacacagtacactatacacacacaacacacacacacaacagtacacacacactatacacacacacacaacagtacacacacactatacacacacaacacacacacaacagtacacacagtacactatacacacacaacacacaacagtacacacacactatacacacacaacacacacacaacagtacacacagtacactatacacacacaacacacacacaacagtacacacactatacacacaacacacacacaacagtacacacacactatacacacaacacacacacaacagtacacacactatacacacaacacacacacaacagtacacacactatacacaaaacacacacacaacagtacacacactatacacacaacacacacacaacagtacacacacactatacacacaacacacacaatacacacacaacagtacaatacacacacaacagtacaatacacacacataatacacacaatacacacacaacacatacacaatacacacagagtacaatacacacaatacaatacacacacacaatacacacatacactgttaTTAACCcgcatgttgtgtgtttgtagtgttaatgttagcaaACAGTAAGTGGTGAATATTTGTTTGTCCTGAGGGGACACAGACTCTGACCCAAACAATTATCTCTTTATAATTAGTGTGaaatcagtaataaataaatgaatctgtgtgagagagagagatcataaTGTGATGAGATCCACACAGATAgaattttctcacacacacacacacacacacacggtgcagGATGAGTGGTGGTAAAAAGCGCAGCGGTTTCCAGATCACCAGCGTCACCTCAGACGTGGGAGAAAGCCCCGCCTCTAAAATCCCTGTCCCACAGGATGTTAACGATTTACCCTCAGGACTTTGTGATGGACCACAGAGAGACTCCACCAGTTCAGACCAGACCACACCCTCGTCTGTTGTACTCAATGGACCTGTCTTTCTTCACACATTAAGCTCCACCCTTGTGATGCAGCAGAGCTCCAGCCAACCAGCAACACCGGTCACTATGCGTAAACAGCGCTCGCTAGATCAAGCTGTCACTGGGGGCGGAGTCTCACGGTTCCGTGTGGTACGACTGGGCCAGGGATTGGGTGAGCCATATAAACGTGGACGATGGACATGTGTGGATATGATGGAGCGGGAACCGGAGCTACACGGGGTAAGGCGTGTGATGGACAGCATGAGACACGCCCACTCGCTGGAATCTTTAGAGACTGTGGGACTAGGCAGACCTGAGGGAGAGGGCGGAGTCACACTAAAGTCTCTAAAAGAGTTACGGGCTGG includes the following:
- the LOC132862083 gene encoding TSC22 domain family protein 4-like isoform X2: MSGGKKRSGFQITSVTSDVGESPASKIPVPQDVNDLPSGLCDGPQRDSTSSDQTTPSSVVLNGPVFLHTLSSTLVMQQSSSQPATPVTMRKQRSLDQAVTGGGVSRFRVVRLGQGLGEPYKRGRWTCVDMMEREPELHGVRRVMDSMRHAHSLESLETVGLGRPEGEGGVTLKSLKELRAGHMVHLQGSAHLMAHSGPPSPTHTEHEPHLLSPPLHKPNTHRTHKIPPPLQLNMTGANKLRATRSQPTSPGPPASQDGLFHPSLTSIQTPSALALAQSMFGVGGAFGLVSDESGSSNSMIAIDNKIEQAMDLVKTHLMLAVREEVEVLREQIKELAERNAQLERENYILRALRENQ